The following are encoded in a window of Apis mellifera strain DH4 linkage group LG10, Amel_HAv3.1, whole genome shotgun sequence genomic DNA:
- the LOC552330 gene encoding sodium/hydrogen exchanger 7 isoform X8, with protein sequence MVAKVKMAVRGDAQIVLFVILCIFLLKSCNGAATDIELDAKAQLLHRLDSLNLLLYTFLLILTVLTIWTFKHRRLRFLHETGLAVIYGLIIGAIIRYGFTTSSTILHMPVVPDNSSKYNQSVPPDTLWLRFPEDKGGGNIIKNKTFAYLFRGEIYKQDNEIDLKATFDSEIFFNIILPPIIFHAGYSLKRKYFFRNLGAILMYALIGTSISAFVIGALMYAFVQLIPHLSASFTFLDTLYFGALISPTDPLTIISIFNDLHVDVNLYALVFGESVLNDAVAIVLSGSIQNYGERYQSGSGGFETVAFFQAFGDFVGIFSLSLFIGATMGCITALLTKFTRVRDFPLLESALFVLMSYSTFLIAEASDLTGVVAVLFCGICQAHYTYNNLSPDSRQRTKQLFELLNFLAENFIFSYIGVSMFTFPKHHFDPGFIFAGFLCALLGRAANVYPLSFILNLARKPKISLNYQHMLFFAGLRGAMSFALAIRNTVSDARQAMLTTTSLIVILTVIFQGGATTQFLSWFNIPVGVDEEIEGLSHNGMRSYNSMQDGSLPSSGIKPNEKALLARIWGDFDTRYMKPLLTHSRPTLLETLPVCCTPLARILTTTQQMTQDEAVRKADSDSDFCLEDRELERRRTSVQPLGTVMGEVSPGPLPLHTRVALPGLVGKHL encoded by the exons ATGGTTGCAAAAGTAAAGATGGCAGTAAGGGGTGATGCACAAATTGTCCTCTTCGTTATTTTgtgtattttcttattaaaatcatgTAATGGAGCTGCGACAGATATTGAATTAGATGCAAAAGCACAGCTATTGCATAGACTTGATAGTTTGAATCTTTTATTGTAcacatttttattgatattaactGTTTTAACAATATGGACATTTAAACATCGTCGCCTTAGGTTCCTCCATGAAACTGGTCTAGCTGTCATTTATG gattAATTATAGGAGCAATAATACGTTATGGATTTACAACAAGTAGTACTATTCTTCACATGCCTGTTGTACCAGACAACAGTAGTAAATATAACCAATCAGTTCCTCCTGATACATTATGGTTACGTTTTCCGGAAGATAAAGGAGGtggtaatattattaaaaataaaacatttgccTATTTATTCAGAGGAGAGATTTATAAACAAGATAATGAAATAGATTTGaag gcCACCTTtgattctgaaatattttttaacattattttgcCACCAATCATTTTTCATGCTGGGTATAGTTTGAAACGT aaatatttctttagaaatttagGAGCAATTCTTATGTATGCTTTAATTGGAACATCTATATCAGCTTTTGTTATTGG agctTTGATGTATGCTTTTGTACAATTAATACCACATCTCTCTGcttcatttacatttttggatactttatattttggtGCATTAATATCTCCCACAGATCCATTgacaataatttctatttttaatgatttacatgtagatgtaaatttatatgctTTAGTATTTGGAGAAAGTGTGTTAAATGATGCAGTTGCAATTGTACTTAGTGG ttCCATACAAAATTATGGAGAACGTTATCAATCAGGTTCAGGTGGATTTGAAACCGTAGCATTTTTCCAAGCATTTGGTGATTTTGTTGGAATATTtagtttatctttatttattggtGCTACCATGGGCTGTATTACTGCTTTGTTAACTAAATTTACTAGAGTTCGAGATTTTCCTCTTTTGGAATCagcattatttgttttaatgtcCTATAGTACTTTCTTAATTGCTGAAGCATCTGATCTTAcag GTGTAGTTGCAGTCTTATTTTGTGGTATTTGTCAAGCACATtacacatataataatttaagtccAGATTCGCGTCAACGGACAAAACAACTAtttgaacttttaaattttttagcagaaaactttatatttagttatattgGTGTTTCAATGTTCACTTTCCCGAAACATCATTTTGATCCAGGATTTATTTTTGCAGGATTC ttatgtGCATTATTAGGTCGCGCAGCTAATGTATAtccattatcttttatattaaatttggcaCGAAAaccaaaaatatcattaaattatcaacatatgttattttttgctGGTTTACGCGGAGCTATGAGTTTCGCTCTAGCGATTAGAAATACTGTCTCTGATGCTCGACAAGCAATGTTAACAACAACGAgtttaattgtaattctaaCAGTTATTTTTCAAGGTGGTGCAACAACCCAATTTTTGAGCTGGTTTAATATACC agttGGAGTAGATGAAGAAATAGAAGGATTGTCACATAATGGAATGCGCAgt TATAATTCTATGCAGGATGGATCATTACCAAGCAGTGGCATAAAACCTAATGAAAAAGCATTACTTGCCAGAATCTGGGGTGATTTTGACACACGCTATATGAAACCACTTTTAACTCACTCCAGACCTACATTACTGGAAACATTGCCAGTTTGTTGTACACCTTTAGCTAGAATTCTTACAACAACACAACAAATGACACag gatGAAGCTGTTAGAAAAGCAGATTCAGATTCAGATTTTTGTCTTGAAGATCGTGAATTGGAGCGACGAAGGACTAGTGTCCAACCG CTGGGAACTGTGATGGGAGAAGTTAGTCCGGGACCACTACCATTGCACACACGCGTCGCCTTGCCAGGTTTGGTCGGCAAACATTTATAG